The genomic interval TCGAAACCAGTTCGTCCATGAGGAATACGAGATAAGATCCAAAGAACAGCTGGCCGACAATTATTGTCTCAGCAAGAAAATGACCGTATCCAGGAGCAAGTGAAGCAAGACTGTTGACAAGACCCGTGTCGGGAACGAGATATCCAAAGGCCTGCGGAATTGCTTCAACAAATATCATAACTATGACAAGAAGCTTCTGCATCCCCTGATACATTGCCTTATCGTCACTGTTCTGAAGGTCTATGTTGAATATTTTTGCGCCAGCGAATAACTGCATAACTATACTTGCGGTCACAATGGGACCAATACCGAGGTCCATAAGCGAACCTTCAGCACCCGCGAATATGGCCCTGAAAGATGCAAAAACATCCACAGAACTCTTGATGTTCAAGCCATAGACGTAAATGTTTGTAAGCGCAAAATACAATACCACTACCAATGCGGTCCACAGCAGCTTGTACTTGAACTGCACATGGCCCTTCGCCTTCTTAACGGCAGGAAGTTTTGCTGTGAGGTACTCAAGACCGTAAAGCTTGCTTTGCTTGGGCCCCTTGTAGCTGAGCATCAGATAAATTATGAAAAATACCGGTGCCAGCATTACTGCAACAACGGCCAATTTTATAGGCCCATAGTGATCGAGGTACCAGAATGCCGCAACAAGCAGAGCCCAGACCACGATTACTGGTCCGGCTACAGCTTTATTCCTTTGAATGTCCGTCATTAGTTTCTACCGTGATACCTGCAACTGAAAGCTTGTTTAATGCTTTTTCGGTTATCTTGTCAATTTTGATACTTGATTTCACATCAAAGTTACCTGAACCGAGCAGTTTTGTGAAACCTGCAGACCTCAAATCTATGATGAGTCCACCGCCTTCCTCCGTGACGTAACCCTGTTTTCTCAGTCGATCAAGGTTGTCATCCAGCTCTGATAACGTTATAGGGATATCAAGAACACCGCGATGATGACTCGTGAATCCTTTTCCGCCGAAATGGAGCGGATCATTCTTTATTGTCCACACCCATCTGTGTTTATGGAGTCCGGCCATTCCAGAACCTCCTTTCTTCCCTTTTCCACGGCCGGCTTTCATGCCGCGTCCGTAATGTCCACCTCTCAGTTTTTTAGTCCTTGTTCTTACCAGAAAGATTCACCCCCGGTTTAAGCATCCTCAATATGAGATCGTTTATCTTTGCTCCACGATAACCTGCAGTTCCTCCTTCAGTGAAGGACTTCCTTATGGCTTCGTAACCTCCGCGTGGAGGATTGAGTCTCAGAACAGGCACAAGGCCGAGATCTTTCAACTTGGATTTGCCCTCAAAGATCACCTTGGCCAGATCATCTGTAGAGGAAAATCCCTTCTCTTTCAGGATTTCTTCGTTCAGAGGCTTCCGTCCAGGGGCAAGGGCTCTGAGTTCGATAACCTTCTTCAGGGTTTCTAGATCGATCTCGCCCCATGTCACGTAATCCTTGACGACCTGCAACATGCCTCTGGTAACGGGGTTATCATCAAGCAGAACCATGTGGTTTATCCTGTTAAGCCGAAGAAGCTCGACAGTTTTTACCGCTGCAGGGCGGCTACCGTTCGTTCCTCTAATCCTTACGGCCGCCAACATTGGCAACACCTCCTACATATATAGGCGTAGTAAGCGTTAACGCAGAGTTAAGCCTGAGTTTTGATGTTTCCTTCAGTGCATCAAAAACAGCCAGCGTATAGTTGACCGTTGTCTTGGTATGACCGGAGGCAAAGCCCCATACATCCTCTATACCGGCCATCTTCAGGACTGTTTTTGCGATATCGCCAACTGCCCTTCCCACGCCCTGAGGCGCAGGTTTCATCGTAATAACCACGGAACCGGATTTGCCCCGCACCATGAATGGCAATGAGTGGGGTTTCCCGCAACCGCATTCCCACGAACCACAACCCCTTCGTATCTCGATTATGTTCAGTTTAGCATTATTCACCGCTTTCTTTATAGCAGGTGCAGCTTCCTTTGCCTTGCCGCGACCAACACCGACATACCCATCACCGTTTCCGACGACGGCAGTCACGGAATAATTCATTCTTCTTCCAGAGTCCGTCATCCTCTGGGCGCGCATGATATCCATTACCTCATCCTGCAAATCTGGCAAAAGAACATCAACTATCTGATATTCTTTCAACGGCAATTTTGATCTTAATGCCTCTGAAATTGTCTTTATTTCGCCCGAGGCAACCATCCTGCCGAGCTGTGTTCTTGGCTTCCAGCTTTCTTCTGTCATTTATTTCCCTCCAGTATCTTTTTCATCGACTCTATATCTACAGCTCCATTCTTCAAATGCTTACCAGAAATCCTGTCGTCAGGCGGAAAAATAGAATCGTCATGCGGGACATTGAGACCTGCGTCAACACTTCCTCTGAGCACTGCCGATATTCGCCCGCCCTTTGATACTCGGTAAAGACCGGTATCCAGTATCGCGTTCTTAATGCGACTCTTCTTTGCTCTGAGGCCGAGATAATATCCTGCAAGATAACAGAATGGCGTGCTGTTGCTTTTGACATCAATTCCTAGTTTTATGAGCGAGTTTCTTGTTACCGTGATCTTGACCTCATCGCCCTTGTCCGCAAATTTGACCAGCTGTACAACGAAACCCTTGTTCGACGGTCTTACCACAAGTCTGGGTTCTCCTGACTTGAGCAGTGTGAGTCTCTTCCTGTAATCTGTTCTTCCTTCTCTCTTTCTTTTCATGAGCACCTGCATCTTATTCACCTTTGGATTTGCTTGAGGATACATGCGCCCTCAGCTGTGCCCTTGACTTGATAGTCCCACTCTTGATTATCCTGTAATATGTTCTGTATTCCTTTGAATTAAGCGAACCTGCTGCATCCAATTTGCGAAGTTCATCCCTCAATGCCCTCACGGTCTTTACCCATCTTGTCTTCCTTGGGAACCTCGCGTTTCTAGTTCCGCGGATAGAACCAGGACCTCTTCGGAGCTCCTTGGATCTCTGCACAATACGCTTTTTCAACCTGGAGTTGGAATTACCCTTTGCATTCTTTAGCTGTATAATCCCTTTTTTTGTCAGTGCCCTGATATCCGCTCTCGTTGCAGCATCCGTTACCTCTTCTATGTTATTCGGATCTATCCATACCCTTGAAATACCAGATTTGAAGTAATCTGCTGCTAATCTTCTAGCTGTCTCTATTTTCATTCCTTAACACCTGGATTCAGCACTCGGATCATTAGTTCCGATGCTCTCTTTTCAATCATTTCTCTCTTTTTGGCACCAACACTGGAAGCGATTCTAGCTGCCTGCTTTAGCGGGTCAAGACCCTCCAGTTCTTTAACGTTATGGATAAGTATATCCTGGAAACCGGACGGATGCAACCCCCTTACCAATCTTGGTCCCCTGAAGCCGGCGTCGACGATGGGCGGTCTCTCTGCCCAGTGCTGCCGAAGCTTGGAATGCTTGCCTCTTGGCTTACGCCATGAATCATCAAATTTCTTGTACCTGAACCACTCCTGCCTATGGAATTCCACACGCTTCCTGGCCTGTCTGTTCTTTATCCTGAGGAGTCTCTTCTCCTCATCGGATAGTCTGGGTTTTGGATCAAGCATCTATTTCCACCCCCTTCAACAGATATATTCCGTCCTGGAACACTCTCAGGTCGAATCCCTTTATTTTTGTTGCCCTTTCTATGTTGGCAGCAGTGCCTCCGATGTCCCGCTTGTCTATCCCAGAGATAAATACCCGGTCACCCTTTATATTCACCTTGCTGTTTCCAAGAATTTTTGCTTTCCTCGGTGAGCGTTCGCCAAGAAAATTATCAATCTCGACATTATTTCCCTTGACCGACACCCTCATCGGGAAATGCGTATAATCTATCTTCATCTCGTACTCAAAACCATTGGATACGCCTTCAGCCATATTCCTGACCTCCGATAGCCACGTTCCAACGATTGCGTTGTTTCTCCTGCTTTCCTTGCTTATTTCCAGGGTGATCTTCCCTTCGCTGAGCTTTATACGCACATAATTGTCCCTGAAAGTCCTTCTTGCCTCACCGAGCTTCCCTGAGGCTTTCAGCTCACCATCTGAAAAAGTGAAGTTCACTCCTCCCGGAATCTTAAATTCTGATACTTCCTTGTAGTTAACCATTTTTTTAACACCCTAATAAATGTAAGCCAGGAGCTTCCCTCCAAGTCCTTGCTTGCGAGCCTCTATGTGGCTCATGACGCCTTTCGTCGTTGTGAGGATCAGGATACCGAAATCCTGAGCAGGGAGGAATCTTGATTCGTAACGCTCCAGCGAACTCTTCTTCACAGGAAGCCTGGGTCTTATGACACCACAGTTGTTGATCGTGTCGCTTAGCTCTATCTTGAACTTTCCCCCCCTCATCTCGTCCACAACCTCGAAACTCTTCAGGTAGTTATAGTCTTGCATTACCTTCAGTACCTTTCCAACAAGCCTTGCGGCAGGTTCTGCTTCAACTTCTCTTTTTCCTGTTCTTGACGCATTTTTTATGGAGTTTATTATATCATTCAGCGGATCATGTCTCATATCTTCACCTCAACTATACTTCCTGAAGCCGAGCTCTGCTGCAGTCTCCCTAAAGCACTGGCGGCACATCCTAATGCCGTATCTTCGTACAATGCCTCTCTTACGGCCACACCTGACGCACCCGACTTTCCTTCCGAAATTCTTCTTTGGTTGTAATTTAACCTGTGACATCTATTCACCTTACTAAGTTTATATTGAATTTTGACACCATGAACTCTGTGGCTTCTTCCGGGGTAATCCTGATCCTTCTGGGAACATGCCTGGACTGCACTCTTCTCCTCTGAAGCCTGTAACCTCCGCGCCTTTTGAGCACCACAGAGACATCAAAGCCGAATATGCCGATGTCAGGATCATATTTCATCTTCTCCATTTCTGTGTAATCCGGGACGCCGAAGTGAGCGTTTCCCTGCCTATCAAAAGAGTAAGCAGGAATTTTGCGATCCCTCGCAAACAGGGCCCTGTTTACGAAGTCTTCAGCTTCCTGTCTTCTCAGGGTCACCTTTTTGCCGATTTCCAATCCTTTTCGTATGTTGAAATCCCTCAGTGTCTTCTTGGCATGCGTAGTGACCGGCTTATGATTTGTAAGCATCTCGAGAACTTTGTCTGCCCGAGCCAGCCGTTCGCCAGCTTGGCCAACACCGATATTCACGACTACCTTGTCAATGACTATATCGCCCATTGGGTTCTTTTCAGTCATGCCACATCACCTTCCGTCACCGGGAAACTGTACTTTGGATTTCCAACGACGAAAACATTTTCCGCCGTTGTGGAGAAATTTTCCTCGAAATGAATCAGGTTGCTTGACGAGGATTTCTTTACTTCTATGCTTTTTATAGTTACAAATTTCCCAACATGGTTGCCTCCGACAAGAAAGGCCTTACTTCCAGTTTGCATCTTCAGAACATGCTCTATCTTCTTCTCCGGAACGGATAATATTACGACATCACCTGTAGAGATATTTTTATCATCTGAAAGCAGCGTTTCTCCATCATGGAAGACAATCTGGGTTTTACCGCCCTTTATCGTTACTTTATTCATGACCTTTAGAGGCTTTAATTTCTTCGCCTCCTCGTTTTCCTTTCTCAGGATCAGTTTGCCGCGCTCATCCAACAGAACTCTGTAAGAAAACCCAAGTGGAGTTATTGTGATGACATCCATCAGGCCGATTCCAACTCTCCTCTTTTTTACGGCTTTGCCGTCAACGAGTACCGATCTGCTGTTTAGTATCCTCGAGATTTCCCTTTCCTTGTCTCCAAATTTAAGATAGTCCCTCAGGGCTATAAGGATAGGCATGGAATTCTCCCTGCTGTGTTTTCCTGGCAATGACGTAGGCGCCCAGAAGTACTTCTTCCTAGGCAGCTTCAAGGATCTCGACGCATCCAGTCTCTTAGTCTTGTTTATCAATTTTCTTTCGCCCCCCTTTTTTTGGTGCTGATTCTTCAGCTTTATCAGAATCTTTTGCCGATTCCGGCTTCTTTCTTGATCTGGACGTGGATTTCTTGGCAGCCTTCTTCCCTTCAATATCAGAGGTATCCTTATCTGAAGAATCTTCTTCTGCTTCTTCGTCTGGTAGGGATAATTCTTCCTTTTCCGCCAGCTCACCCTCCGATTCATTTGGTTCGGTAGTTGTCTCGTTCGCTTCAGGATTCTCTGGCTCTGATGGCTCCGTGTCTACATTTCCCAATACAGGTGGTTCCTGCACGGTCTCGCCCGTCTCCGGTAGTTCTGCGGGTTTTTCCTCCGGTTCAGGTGCAAGTTCCTCAGGCGTTGGTTCTGTGATCGTGAAATTCTTCATCTGAGCAACTCTTCTGATCCGATCCAAACGTTCCTGCCTGGTAAAGTCTATCTTGGTTATGACGAGTTTTTGGGGCTTCATCTTCCTCTCTTTCTGTTTTCCGTCGGCCTTTGTTGAGGTGACACCCTCAACTGAGATGAGACCATTCGAATGATCGACATTTATAACCTTCCCACCTTCTCCCTTCAATTTTCCAGACTTGACCTTAACTATGTCGCCTTTGCAAATTGGGATGGAGCGTATATCGTACTTCTTCCTGAGTTCCTTGCTAACTGCAACATCAACGTAATTCATCATTTTGATCACCTAAACTATAGCCGAGGCTATGGCAGCTATCCTTGGCCATCTCTCTGCGGCCTCCTTTGCTACTGGCCCCTTTATTTCAGAGCCGCGAACCTCACCGTCTGGAGTTACAAGAACTGCAGCGTTCTCTTCGAACTCCACCATTGAACCGTCAGGTCGCCTGTAAGGGCGTCTTTGCCTTATCACTACAGCATAAACAACCTTGCTCCTCATCTCAGGAGTGCCCTTTTTTACGCTTGCCATGAACATATCTCCAACGCCAGCCGCAGGGATTCTTCTAGCAACACCGTGGTAAGCCTTTACGCCAATAAGACTCACACTCTTGGCACCGCTGTTGTCAGCGCACTGCATCACCGCTCCGAGCGGGAGTCCTCTCTGTTGTCTGCCAGCAATACCTTTCATAGTCCTATCTTCTCCACAACAACATACGATATGGTCTTAGCCAGTTTCCGGCACTCAGCAATTTTTACTCTGTCTCCAGGAGATACCTTTATGCACCCTGGAACATGGACATGATACCGGGATATCCTGGTTTCCTTTCTCTCATATTTCTTAAGATCTCTCTTGTATGTTCTTTCCACCGTCGCGCTTGAAATCATTCTTGATGACCTCACAACTCCGGTAAGAATCTGTCCCCTGATCTTCAAGCTTCCATGAAATGGACACTTGGGATCATTACATTCCACTGCTGGTGGAACAACTTCAATTCCAATGTTTCGAACCATTATTATGACCTCTTTCTTCAACTATCTTGAACTTTCTCATGTTTTTCAGACGATCCTCTGGCCTTATGTCAATGAGCGCACCCTGGATCTCAAAAGTCTCCGTCTCCGTGGAAAATACGAATACACCATGATCCTTGGGTACGATCCTCCTCTTTCCGTTTGAATCTACAAGGAAGGTATGGTATGTCTCGTCGATTACCTCCCCTTGCATATTTTCGTAAAGCTTGTTGTCATGCTTTTTAACGACAACCCTTGAACCGATGAATTCTTTAATGTAATCCTCTGCCCTCATCCTATACTGCCTCTATTTTAAATCCCATACTTT from Thermoplasmatales archaeon carries:
- the rplX gene encoding 50S ribosomal protein L24, with the protein product MMNYVDVAVSKELRKKYDIRSIPICKGDIVKVKSGKLKGEGGKVINVDHSNGLISVEGVTSTKADGKQKERKMKPQKLVITKIDFTRQERLDRIRRVAQMKNFTITEPTPEELAPEPEEKPAELPETGETVQEPPVLGNVDTEPSEPENPEANETTTEPNESEGELAEKEELSLPDEEAEEDSSDKDTSDIEGKKAAKKSTSRSRKKPESAKDSDKAEESAPKKGGRKKIDKQD
- a CDS encoding 30S ribosomal protein S17 — translated: MVRNIGIEVVPPAVECNDPKCPFHGSLKIRGQILTGVVRSSRMISSATVERTYKRDLKKYERKETRISRYHVHVPGCIKVSPGDRVKIAECRKLAKTISYVVVEKIGL
- a CDS encoding 50S ribosomal protein L30, with amino-acid sequence MLAAVRIRGTNGSRPAAVKTVELLRLNRINHMVLLDDNPVTRGMLQVVKDYVTWGEIDLETLKKVIELRALAPGRKPLNEEILKEKGFSSTDDLAKVIFEGKSKLKDLGLVPVLRLNPPRGGYEAIRKSFTEGGTAGYRGAKINDLILRMLKPGVNLSGKNKD
- a CDS encoding 50S ribosomal protein L18, which gives rise to MYPQANPKVNKMQVLMKRKREGRTDYRKRLTLLKSGEPRLVVRPSNKGFVVQLVKFADKGDEVKITVTRNSLIKLGIDVKSNSTPFCYLAGYYLGLRAKKSRIKNAILDTGLYRVSKGGRISAVLRGSVDAGLNVPHDDSIFPPDDRISGKHLKNGAVDIESMKKILEGNK
- a CDS encoding 50S ribosomal protein L6, whose protein sequence is MVNYKEVSEFKIPGGVNFTFSDGELKASGKLGEARRTFRDNYVRIKLSEGKITLEISKESRRNNAIVGTWLSEVRNMAEGVSNGFEYEMKIDYTHFPMRVSVKGNNVEIDNFLGERSPRKAKILGNSKVNIKGDRVFISGIDKRDIGGTAANIERATKIKGFDLRVFQDGIYLLKGVEIDA
- a CDS encoding 50S ribosomal protein L32e, encoding MLDPKPRLSDEEKRLLRIKNRQARKRVEFHRQEWFRYKKFDDSWRKPRGKHSKLRQHWAERPPIVDAGFRGPRLVRGLHPSGFQDILIHNVKELEGLDPLKQAARIASSVGAKKREMIEKRASELMIRVLNPGVKE
- a CDS encoding 50S ribosomal protein L5; its protein translation is MTEKNPMGDIVIDKVVVNIGVGQAGERLARADKVLEMLTNHKPVTTHAKKTLRDFNIRKGLEIGKKVTLRRQEAEDFVNRALFARDRKIPAYSFDRQGNAHFGVPDYTEMEKMKYDPDIGIFGFDVSVVLKRRGGYRLQRRRVQSRHVPRRIRITPEEATEFMVSKFNINLVR
- a CDS encoding 30S ribosomal protein S5, yielding MTEESWKPRTQLGRMVASGEIKTISEALRSKLPLKEYQIVDVLLPDLQDEVMDIMRAQRMTDSGRRMNYSVTAVVGNGDGYVGVGRGKAKEAAPAIKKAVNNAKLNIIEIRRGCGSWECGCGKPHSLPFMVRGKSGSVVITMKPAPQGVGRAVGDIAKTVLKMAGIEDVWGFASGHTKTTVNYTLAVFDALKETSKLRLNSALTLTTPIYVGGVANVGGRKD
- a CDS encoding 50S ribosomal protein L14, with translation MKGIAGRQQRGLPLGAVMQCADNSGAKSVSLIGVKAYHGVARRIPAAGVGDMFMASVKKGTPEMRSKVVYAVVIRQRRPYRRPDGSMVEFEENAAVLVTPDGEVRGSEIKGPVAKEAAERWPRIAAIASAIV
- a CDS encoding 30S ribosomal protein S8; translated protein: MRHDPLNDIINSIKNASRTGKREVEAEPAARLVGKVLKVMQDYNYLKSFEVVDEMRGGKFKIELSDTINNCGVIRPRLPVKKSSLERYESRFLPAQDFGILILTTTKGVMSHIEARKQGLGGKLLAYIY
- a CDS encoding 30S ribosomal protein S14 — its product is MSQVKLQPKKNFGRKVGCVRCGRKRGIVRRYGIRMCRQCFRETAAELGFRKYS
- a CDS encoding ribonuclease P protein subunit codes for the protein MRAEDYIKEFIGSRVVVKKHDNKLYENMQGEVIDETYHTFLVDSNGKRRIVPKDHGVFVFSTETETFEIQGALIDIRPEDRLKNMRKFKIVEERGHNNGSKHWN
- a CDS encoding 50S ribosomal protein L15, with translation MKAGRGKGKKGGSGMAGLHKHRWVWTIKNDPLHFGGKGFTSHHRGVLDIPITLSELDDNLDRLRKQGYVTEEGGGLIIDLRSAGFTKLLGSGNFDVKSSIKIDKITEKALNKLSVAGITVETNDGHSKE
- a CDS encoding 50S ribosomal protein L19e; protein product: MKIETARRLAADYFKSGISRVWIDPNNIEEVTDAATRADIRALTKKGIIQLKNAKGNSNSRLKKRIVQRSKELRRGPGSIRGTRNARFPRKTRWVKTVRALRDELRKLDAAGSLNSKEYRTYYRIIKSGTIKSRAQLRAHVSSSKSKGE
- a CDS encoding 30S ribosomal protein S4e; this translates as MINKTKRLDASRSLKLPRKKYFWAPTSLPGKHSRENSMPILIALRDYLKFGDKEREISRILNSRSVLVDGKAVKKRRVGIGLMDVITITPLGFSYRVLLDERGKLILRKENEEAKKLKPLKVMNKVTIKGGKTQIVFHDGETLLSDDKNISTGDVVILSVPEKKIEHVLKMQTGSKAFLVGGNHVGKFVTIKSIEVKKSSSSNLIHFEENFSTTAENVFVVGNPKYSFPVTEGDVA